The Streptomyces xanthii genome has a segment encoding these proteins:
- a CDS encoding LysR family transcriptional regulator has translation MIDVQRLRVLRTVAEHGSFNQAAAALHLTPSAVSQHIAALERSLGTQVVARSTRGVTLTPAGRIMVGAAESVAAELAHAKQQVDRLGHGRTQLTIATFTSGGRLLLPAALTHLTATHPDTVVHVKEAEPEDSLPLVRQGAVDLALAYHFDGPLPGRPGQSPTLEWTPLMDDPLHVVLPDTHPLADRDTLDISELSTEPWILGCRKTETYLRRYAERAGFEPEVRGTTTDYFFARSLVAAGTGISLIPSIAQTPPTPGLRTVPITPPTPTRHLGVATIHRRNQPHVKTLIQALQEQAADLDET, from the coding sequence TTGATCGATGTGCAGCGCCTACGCGTCCTGCGGACCGTCGCGGAACACGGCAGCTTCAACCAGGCCGCAGCCGCCCTCCACCTCACCCCCTCAGCCGTGTCCCAGCACATCGCCGCACTCGAACGCAGCCTCGGCACCCAGGTCGTGGCACGCAGCACCCGCGGCGTCACCCTCACCCCGGCCGGCCGCATCATGGTCGGCGCCGCCGAGTCGGTCGCCGCAGAACTCGCCCACGCCAAGCAGCAGGTCGACCGACTCGGCCACGGACGCACCCAACTCACCATCGCCACCTTCACCAGCGGCGGCAGACTCCTCCTGCCCGCTGCCCTCACCCACCTCACCGCCACCCACCCCGACACCGTCGTCCACGTCAAAGAAGCCGAACCCGAAGACAGCCTCCCGCTCGTCCGCCAGGGAGCCGTCGACCTCGCCCTCGCCTACCACTTCGACGGCCCACTCCCCGGCCGACCAGGCCAAAGCCCCACGCTGGAATGGACACCCCTCATGGACGACCCCCTGCACGTCGTCCTCCCCGACACCCACCCCCTCGCCGACCGCGACACACTCGACATCAGCGAACTCTCCACCGAACCCTGGATACTCGGCTGCCGCAAAACCGAGACCTACCTACGCCGCTACGCCGAACGCGCCGGATTCGAACCAGAGGTACGCGGCACGACAACCGACTACTTCTTCGCCCGCTCACTCGTCGCCGCAGGCACAGGAATCTCCCTCATCCCCTCCATCGCACAAACCCCACCCACACCAGGGCTCCGCACCGTCCCGATCACCCCGCCGACTCCGACCCGCCACCTCGGCGTCGCCACGATCCACCGCCGCAACCAACCCCATGTCAAAACACTGATCCAGGCCCTCCAGGAACAAGCAGCGGATCTGGACGAGACCTGA
- a CDS encoding DMT family transporter — MDTGLRESAAPDAGTTPARPARRGKDATARAALVVVWSSGFISGTLGLRYAAPFTFACLRFALAGGALLTVALLRRLPLPRGRLLLHLLVTGTLVQGLQFSSIYAGMERGVPSGVAALVIALYPLLASLISVPVLGERITRGQLLGLALGLGGVVLAVLDRLQLDGSSLAGIAFLFLGLLGISVGTVWQKLHCRDMEPVTGNAVQLLAAAAATLLPALLAEGFDVTFAAGFWPVLLWAAFINSIVGVGLLYHLLQRHGTSQVSSLFYLVPMATAALAAALLHQRLGPLTLAGLTLATAGTLLANRIGTPRRTSTPAR; from the coding sequence ATGGACACGGGCCTACGGGAATCCGCCGCACCGGACGCCGGAACCACACCGGCCCGCCCGGCCCGGCGCGGCAAGGACGCCACCGCGCGCGCCGCTCTCGTCGTGGTCTGGAGCTCCGGGTTCATCTCGGGCACGCTCGGCCTGCGGTACGCGGCCCCCTTCACCTTCGCCTGCCTGCGGTTCGCCCTCGCGGGCGGCGCCCTGCTCACGGTCGCGCTCCTGCGGCGCCTCCCGCTGCCCCGCGGACGCCTCCTGCTCCACCTCCTGGTCACCGGCACGCTGGTCCAGGGACTGCAGTTCTCCAGCATCTACGCCGGTATGGAGCGGGGCGTCCCGTCAGGCGTCGCGGCGCTCGTCATCGCGCTCTACCCGCTGCTCGCCTCGCTGATCTCCGTACCCGTCCTCGGCGAACGCATCACCCGGGGACAGCTCCTCGGCCTCGCCCTCGGACTCGGCGGAGTGGTGCTCGCCGTCCTGGACCGGCTCCAGCTCGACGGCAGCAGTCTGGCCGGGATCGCGTTCCTCTTCCTCGGTCTGCTCGGCATCTCCGTCGGCACCGTCTGGCAGAAGCTGCACTGCCGGGACATGGAGCCCGTCACCGGCAACGCCGTGCAGCTCCTCGCCGCCGCGGCGGCGACCCTCCTGCCCGCGCTGCTCGCGGAAGGCTTCGACGTCACCTTCGCCGCGGGATTCTGGCCCGTCCTGCTGTGGGCCGCGTTCATCAACTCCATCGTCGGCGTGGGTCTGCTCTACCACCTGCTCCAGCGGCACGGCACGAGCCAGGTCAGCAGCCTCTTCTACCTCGTTCCCATGGCCACCGCCGCCCTCGCGGCAGCCCTGCTCCACCAGCGGCTGGGCCCGCTCACCCTGGCCGGCCTCACCCTGGCCACCGCGGGAACCCTCCTGGCCAACCGGATCGGCACGCCACGCAGGACTTCCACACCGGCCCGGTGA
- a CDS encoding helix-turn-helix transcriptional regulator, whose translation MGVSFEARQFHGLGGAQDQEELYELAARMQVLRPDRAAARLGWSIERTDQAVRLLAEAKLLQPLPGDECAFRPVPPRAAAYRRLAPLQEQIQRMERRSREIQAELVGFHRAREEALGVACDTDTDTDADSAATGESGEGFGWAAGRETLRMLIGEEALQEEITAALSSCARDVLLARPGTGWWATTMQHCAEASIGSLQRRDVDVRVIQHHAARFDPATRKFAAALSDGGGAVRTLAGPFEGVILIDRQVAIVPLEEAHLAVVVHQPGLVRFMVEVFERTWRVAKDFAGQCRTTEVSKLVSDVQGAIIQLLAEGKTDEVIARRIGVSVRTCRHHIAKIYDELGARSRFQLGVMIARSGLLEQVQNGPHGCEAGAVRSLTAT comes from the coding sequence ATGGGCGTCAGCTTTGAGGCACGCCAATTCCATGGGTTAGGGGGAGCGCAGGACCAGGAGGAGTTGTACGAGCTGGCGGCACGCATGCAGGTGCTGCGGCCGGACCGGGCCGCCGCCCGGCTCGGCTGGAGCATCGAACGCACGGATCAGGCGGTGCGACTCCTCGCGGAGGCCAAGCTGCTGCAGCCGCTGCCCGGCGACGAGTGCGCCTTCCGGCCGGTTCCGCCCAGGGCGGCCGCCTACCGACGGCTGGCCCCCTTGCAGGAGCAGATCCAGCGGATGGAGCGCCGCTCCCGGGAGATCCAGGCCGAGCTGGTCGGCTTCCACCGGGCCCGCGAGGAAGCGCTCGGGGTGGCGTGCGACACCGACACCGACACCGACGCCGACAGTGCCGCCACCGGCGAGAGCGGCGAGGGCTTCGGGTGGGCGGCCGGCCGTGAGACGCTGCGGATGCTGATCGGTGAGGAAGCGCTCCAGGAGGAGATCACCGCCGCCCTGTCGTCCTGCGCGCGCGACGTGCTGCTCGCGCGCCCGGGCACCGGCTGGTGGGCCACCACCATGCAGCACTGCGCCGAGGCGTCGATCGGATCCCTTCAGCGGCGCGACGTCGACGTGCGCGTCATCCAGCACCACGCCGCCCGCTTCGACCCCGCCACACGGAAGTTCGCCGCCGCCCTGTCCGACGGCGGAGGCGCGGTCCGGACGCTGGCCGGCCCCTTCGAGGGCGTCATCCTGATCGACCGTCAGGTCGCGATCGTCCCGCTGGAGGAGGCTCACCTCGCCGTGGTCGTCCACCAACCCGGCCTCGTGCGCTTCATGGTGGAGGTCTTCGAGCGGACCTGGCGGGTGGCCAAGGACTTCGCGGGACAGTGCCGTACGACCGAGGTCAGTAAGCTCGTATCGGACGTGCAGGGCGCTATCATCCAGCTCCTCGCCGAAGGAAAGACCGACGAGGTCATCGCGCGACGCATCGGGGTGAGCGTGCGTACCTGCCGCCACCACATCGCCAAGATCTACGACGAGCTCGGCGCCCGCAGCCGGTTCCAGCTGGGCGTCATGATTGCCAGATCCGGGCTTCTGGAGCAGGTCCAGAACGGCCCGCACGGATGTGAGGCGGGCGCGGTGCGTTCCCTCACCGCAACCTAG
- a CDS encoding cupin domain-containing protein encodes MDHAEAAPASASAAAQQPPELGYPRPGEVLRRLRTQRGMSLRNVAAECGLSVSFLAGLERGETDIALERLSRLAAVFGHDVGSFLGFSRGRATPSVFPLETQEQLERAPGVTYHVLRSPELGYQVITAHFQPGSELGEHLQHEGTDLIVMTEGTLVARYNGVDYELRAGDCAQWSAGYPHTFRNDSDEPARFIGVLFSSLY; translated from the coding sequence ATGGACCACGCCGAAGCCGCACCCGCATCCGCATCCGCCGCAGCACAGCAGCCCCCGGAGCTCGGCTACCCCCGCCCCGGCGAGGTGCTGCGCCGACTGCGGACCCAGCGCGGGATGTCCCTGCGCAACGTCGCGGCGGAATGCGGCCTTTCGGTGTCGTTCCTCGCGGGCCTCGAACGGGGCGAGACAGACATCGCCCTGGAGCGGCTCAGCCGCCTCGCCGCGGTGTTCGGCCACGACGTGGGGTCCTTCCTGGGCTTCTCGCGCGGCCGGGCCACACCGTCCGTCTTCCCGCTCGAGACCCAGGAGCAACTGGAGCGGGCGCCCGGAGTCACCTACCACGTCCTGAGGTCCCCGGAACTCGGCTACCAGGTGATCACCGCTCACTTCCAGCCCGGCAGCGAGCTCGGCGAGCACCTGCAGCACGAGGGGACCGACCTCATCGTGATGACCGAGGGCACCCTGGTGGCCCGCTACAACGGCGTGGACTACGAACTGCGCGCCGGCGACTGCGCCCAGTGGTCGGCGGGCTATCCGCACACCTTCCGCAACGACAGCGACGAGCCCGCCCGGTTCATCGGCGTGCTCTTCTCGAGCCTCTACTGA
- a CDS encoding Fe(II)-2OG oxygenase family protein, whose amino-acid sequence MRSAGGPPGSGRRPAGTYAEVRLPDGARDLLAQRLASDNDPFGDIDRASARCHQAFAQLPLDVLQTLLDFGRHPDAPGVAFLRNLPVDALLPPTPRDGGPSLGKRTFVAEGVLLGLSGLLGEPVGFLSEREGRLVHDVVPVALGATTQTSQGSRVFLTFHNDLVHDRRDCYSLPSPDFVVLNCLRADRENAACSYYADARDITGLLDEETLAVLRSPVFRMNAPGGFVSTLADHDEAYSAPVPILRGPGEFPEVVSAANGVRPLTVAGQAAFDSFQSACRAAAHEVRLAPGQALLINNRKGVHARSCYTARYDGRDRWLQRTYVRRNLWDIRHRSVPGIRRIH is encoded by the coding sequence ATGCGCAGTGCCGGTGGTCCGCCGGGAAGCGGCAGAAGGCCCGCGGGCACCTACGCGGAGGTGCGGCTGCCGGACGGCGCGCGTGATCTGCTGGCGCAGCGGCTGGCGTCCGACAACGACCCCTTCGGCGACATCGACCGGGCGTCGGCCCGCTGCCACCAGGCATTCGCCCAGCTGCCCCTGGACGTTCTGCAGACCCTGCTGGACTTCGGCCGCCACCCGGACGCGCCGGGCGTCGCCTTCCTGCGGAACCTGCCGGTGGACGCACTGCTGCCGCCCACCCCGCGCGACGGCGGGCCGAGCCTCGGCAAGCGGACGTTCGTCGCCGAGGGCGTGCTGCTCGGACTGAGCGGGCTGCTGGGCGAGCCCGTGGGCTTCCTCTCCGAGCGTGAGGGGCGCCTCGTGCACGACGTCGTCCCCGTCGCCCTCGGCGCCACCACCCAGACCAGCCAGGGCTCGCGGGTCTTCCTCACGTTCCACAACGACCTCGTGCACGACCGCCGGGACTGCTACAGCCTGCCCAGCCCCGATTTCGTCGTGCTGAACTGCCTGCGCGCCGACCGGGAGAACGCGGCATGTTCCTACTACGCCGACGCCCGTGACATCACCGGCCTGCTCGACGAGGAGACCCTTGCCGTCCTGCGCTCCCCGGTCTTCCGGATGAACGCGCCCGGCGGCTTCGTCAGCACACTCGCCGACCACGACGAGGCGTACTCCGCACCGGTGCCGATCCTGCGCGGGCCCGGAGAGTTCCCCGAAGTGGTCAGCGCCGCCAACGGAGTACGCCCGCTGACGGTGGCGGGACAGGCGGCGTTCGACTCCTTCCAGTCCGCCTGCCGGGCGGCCGCGCACGAGGTGCGGCTCGCACCCGGGCAGGCACTGCTCATCAACAACCGCAAGGGCGTGCACGCGCGTTCGTGCTACACCGCCCGCTACGACGGTCGCGACCGCTGGCTCCAGCGGACGTACGTGCGGCGCAATCTGTGGGACATCCGCCACCGCTCCGTGCCCGGGATCCGCCGCATCCACTGA
- a CDS encoding ATP-grasp domain-containing protein, whose translation MPYKILVLVSGAPEFELDNQSLVPSALLREGHEVHIGNVHSLALHDSVLACDRTRLRGPIAPGDPLPPPEVPQGPVDDFDLVWVFGGPHPDAGTEYFQLLWLLNQRVPFVNEASALYFLNSKTTLGALVPPEHRPSSYVSNDAGFLGGLVHGVPDRPWVLKPPNEGCGADVYVVSDADRNSAALLSSATGNATSRYDSYGRAVIGRAERYAVLQEYLPHARTQEKRVILAGEEPVSGYLRIPRENDNRANATVGAGYERLRLTEEEETLVRGIGKQLGEHGIHFAGVDLAYPHVIEINLENPAGLCYHKRVTGEDQSTDAVRAVLDSLRTAGKLR comes from the coding sequence ATGCCGTACAAGATTCTGGTCCTGGTGTCGGGAGCGCCGGAGTTCGAGCTCGACAACCAGTCGCTCGTGCCCAGCGCGCTGCTGCGCGAGGGCCACGAGGTGCACATCGGGAACGTGCACTCGCTGGCCCTGCACGACTCGGTGCTGGCCTGCGACCGGACCCGGCTGCGCGGGCCGATCGCGCCCGGCGACCCGCTGCCGCCGCCGGAGGTCCCGCAGGGTCCGGTCGACGATTTCGACCTGGTCTGGGTGTTCGGCGGCCCGCATCCGGACGCGGGCACGGAGTACTTCCAGTTGCTGTGGCTGCTCAACCAGCGGGTTCCGTTCGTGAACGAGGCCTCCGCCCTGTACTTCCTCAACTCCAAGACCACCCTCGGCGCCCTCGTGCCGCCCGAGCACCGGCCCAGCTCCTATGTGTCGAACGACGCCGGCTTCCTCGGCGGGCTGGTCCACGGCGTCCCCGACCGCCCGTGGGTGCTCAAGCCGCCGAACGAGGGCTGCGGCGCCGACGTCTATGTCGTGAGCGACGCGGACCGCAACAGCGCGGCGCTGCTCAGCTCCGCCACCGGCAACGCCACGTCCCGCTACGACAGTTACGGCCGCGCCGTCATCGGCCGCGCGGAGCGCTACGCCGTCCTCCAGGAGTACCTGCCGCACGCCCGCACCCAGGAGAAGCGGGTGATCCTCGCCGGTGAGGAGCCCGTCTCCGGGTACCTGCGGATCCCGCGGGAGAACGACAACCGGGCCAACGCGACGGTCGGGGCCGGCTACGAGCGGCTGCGCCTCACGGAGGAGGAGGAGACCCTCGTACGCGGCATCGGGAAGCAACTGGGCGAGCACGGCATCCATTTCGCCGGTGTCGACCTGGCCTACCCGCACGTGATCGAGATCAATCTGGAGAACCCGGCGGGCCTGTGCTACCACAAGCGGGTGACGGGTGAGGACCAGTCCACCGACGCCGTACGAGCGGTCCTGGACTCGCTGCGGACCGCCGGCAAGCTGCGGTGA
- a CDS encoding ATP-grasp domain-containing protein → MTTIPPDGDAPGRVAVINYRSVLDYPAMFPECADRLYVFSHHDLAHTEGLAHYEYVPQCESIPYAELAIRRMAHELTFTHVVTDNEYDLERAAHIREDLGLPGQSRASALAFRDKAVMKETAGRAVRVPGFARLTAFGDLTSFIEKFAYPVVVKPVKQGGSRDISVLRDEDDLLAFSRRPWREDLMAEEFVEGPMYHVDAVISEGYRFVASSRYLRSCLGVFTGHNNGSVQLRPESAFARRLEEYLDRVLAAFDTPGTSAYHLEVFHTPDDELVLCEIASRVGGDRIPQLTELTYGVDLHATTLRAACGLPVPQPPRDTPGEVHGSVSVLPQGRPVRAPGRPPFPWVRHYEVNTRLAPDAVTLHSAHHLCFAVVCGDGPEQVEARLLETERWLMARLSEADDANDTENAESTRGN, encoded by the coding sequence ATGACCACCATCCCGCCGGACGGCGACGCGCCCGGCCGCGTCGCCGTCATCAACTACCGTTCCGTACTGGACTATCCGGCCATGTTCCCCGAGTGCGCGGACCGCCTGTACGTCTTCAGCCACCACGACCTCGCGCACACCGAAGGGCTCGCCCACTACGAGTACGTGCCGCAGTGCGAATCGATCCCGTACGCGGAGCTCGCGATCCGCCGGATGGCGCACGAACTGACCTTCACCCACGTCGTCACCGACAACGAGTACGACCTGGAGCGGGCCGCCCACATCCGGGAGGACCTCGGCCTGCCGGGCCAGTCGCGGGCGAGCGCGCTGGCCTTCCGCGACAAGGCCGTGATGAAGGAGACGGCGGGCCGCGCCGTCCGCGTACCGGGCTTCGCCCGGCTCACCGCGTTCGGCGATCTGACCTCCTTCATCGAGAAGTTCGCCTATCCCGTCGTCGTCAAGCCCGTCAAGCAGGGGGGCTCCCGCGACATCTCGGTGCTGCGCGACGAGGACGACCTCCTCGCCTTCAGCCGGCGGCCCTGGCGCGAGGACCTGATGGCGGAGGAGTTCGTCGAGGGCCCGATGTACCACGTCGACGCGGTCATCTCCGAGGGCTACCGCTTCGTCGCCTCCTCGCGCTATCTGCGCAGCTGCCTCGGGGTCTTCACCGGGCACAACAACGGCTCGGTGCAGCTGCGTCCCGAGAGCGCGTTCGCTCGCCGGCTGGAGGAGTACCTCGACCGGGTGCTCGCGGCCTTCGACACGCCGGGCACGAGCGCGTATCACCTGGAGGTGTTCCACACCCCCGATGACGAGCTGGTGCTGTGCGAGATCGCCTCGCGGGTCGGCGGCGACCGGATCCCCCAGCTGACCGAGCTCACCTACGGAGTGGACCTGCACGCCACCACGCTGCGCGCCGCGTGCGGGCTGCCGGTGCCGCAGCCGCCGCGGGACACGCCCGGCGAGGTCCACGGCTCCGTCTCGGTGCTGCCGCAGGGCCGCCCGGTCAGGGCTCCTGGGCGGCCGCCGTTCCCGTGGGTGCGCCACTACGAGGTGAACACGCGGCTCGCCCCGGACGCGGTGACGCTGCACAGCGCCCATCACCTGTGCTTCGCCGTCGTCTGCGGCGACGGGCCCGAGCAGGTCGAGGCGCGGCTGCTGGAGACGGAGCGGTGGCTGATGGCCCGTCTCTCCGAGGCCGATGACGCGAACGACACCGAGAACGCCGAGAGCACGAGGGGAAACTGA
- a CDS encoding TauD/TfdA family dioxygenase, with protein sequence MTAPATAARPATLLTIDLPDPVRDALGEQLAALPRPGHGPAGDIDRLMTRYLQTFARMPASLLQQILDFGRHADTPGVGYLRNAPADPSLPPTPGDGGPSSGKATFVAEGVLLGLSGLLGEPVGFATEKNGRLVHDVVPVATGATTQTNQGSSVFLNFHNDIVHDASGRYDLASPDFLVLSCLRADHDGVAGTYYADARDICHVLDAESLEILRSPLFRMNAPGSYVRDVAGGTEVYSELVPMIGGPDSCPEVSAAANGIRAHGAPARAALDRLQQACREVAHEVFLRPGEALLINNRKGLHARSSFTARYDGRDRWLQRTYVRRDQWPIRHRAVPGSRRLH encoded by the coding sequence ATGACCGCACCCGCCACCGCCGCCCGCCCCGCCACACTCCTCACGATCGACCTGCCGGATCCGGTCCGCGACGCGCTCGGCGAACAGCTGGCCGCGCTGCCCCGGCCCGGGCACGGGCCCGCCGGGGACATCGACCGGCTGATGACCCGGTATCTGCAGACCTTCGCCCGGATGCCGGCCTCCTTGCTGCAACAGATCCTCGACTTCGGCCGGCACGCGGACACGCCCGGCGTCGGGTACCTGCGCAACGCCCCGGCCGACCCCTCTCTCCCGCCGACACCCGGCGACGGCGGCCCGAGCTCGGGCAAGGCCACGTTCGTCGCCGAAGGGGTGCTCCTCGGGCTCAGCGGACTGCTCGGCGAGCCCGTGGGCTTCGCCACCGAGAAGAACGGCCGGCTCGTCCACGACGTCGTCCCGGTGGCGACCGGAGCCACGACCCAGACCAACCAGGGCTCCTCCGTCTTCCTCAACTTCCACAACGACATCGTTCACGACGCGAGCGGACGCTACGACCTGGCCAGCCCCGACTTCCTCGTGCTCAGCTGCCTGCGTGCCGACCACGACGGGGTGGCCGGCACCTACTACGCGGACGCCCGCGACATCTGCCACGTGCTGGACGCGGAGTCCCTGGAGATCCTGCGCAGCCCGCTGTTCCGGATGAACGCCCCCGGCAGCTACGTACGGGACGTCGCGGGCGGCACGGAGGTGTACTCCGAGCTCGTGCCGATGATCGGCGGGCCCGATTCCTGCCCCGAGGTGTCCGCCGCCGCCAACGGGATCCGTGCCCACGGCGCGCCCGCCCGCGCGGCGCTCGACCGGCTCCAGCAGGCCTGCCGGGAGGTCGCCCACGAGGTGTTCCTGCGCCCCGGCGAAGCGCTGCTGATCAACAACCGCAAGGGCCTGCACGCCCGTTCCTCGTTCACCGCGCGCTACGACGGCCGGGACCGCTGGCTCCAGCGGACCTACGTGCGCCGCGACCAGTGGCCGATCCGTCACCGGGCCGTCCCCGGCTCCCGGCGCCTGCACTGA
- a CDS encoding amino acid kinase family protein, with translation MSAAGAPLVLKFGGSSFATPDAYGELARCLDSRIASSGRRLAVVVSAMPGETEALRGRLHEVSPHPGGDRVAGLLTLADTVSAHLLAAALHRLGRRATVLAGHESGFTTDETFMWARLERIAPQPLRRALREHDVVVVPGGQAADDRGRPTWLGKNSSDLSAVAAAVALGADRCEIHSDVAGIHSCDPNRVTGTRLLPAVSYADAAAMSHHGAKVLHHRAVRLAERHRVEIVCRHNTEPFTRGTVIGPGEAAARAVVLDLGSRVLAYPDRAAADRAHRAFRADGVAALRLAEGPHVALIGGYTDPEATRLRHGLPPAREAGVPVTELHAGRATVHIAPDGPDAVRLAQRLHDGLDTAAGQALAPAHA, from the coding sequence GTGAGTGCGGCCGGTGCCCCGCTGGTGCTCAAGTTCGGCGGCTCCAGCTTCGCGACGCCCGACGCGTACGGGGAACTGGCCCGCTGCCTGGACTCCCGCATCGCCTCTTCCGGCCGCCGCCTCGCGGTCGTCGTCAGCGCGATGCCGGGAGAGACCGAAGCGCTGCGCGGCCGGCTGCACGAGGTGAGCCCGCACCCCGGGGGCGACCGGGTGGCCGGACTGCTCACGCTCGCCGACACGGTCAGCGCCCATCTCCTGGCGGCGGCGCTGCACCGCCTCGGACGCCGCGCCACCGTACTGGCCGGGCACGAGAGCGGGTTCACCACCGACGAGACCTTCATGTGGGCCCGGCTCGAACGGATCGCACCCCAGCCGCTGCGCCGCGCCCTGCGCGAGCACGACGTGGTGGTCGTCCCGGGCGGCCAGGCCGCCGACGACCGGGGACGGCCCACCTGGCTCGGCAAGAACAGCTCCGACCTCTCCGCCGTGGCCGCGGCCGTGGCGCTCGGCGCGGACCGCTGCGAGATCCACTCCGACGTGGCCGGCATCCACAGCTGCGATCCCAACCGGGTCACCGGAACCAGGCTGCTGCCCGCCGTCTCCTACGCCGACGCCGCCGCCATGTCCCACCACGGGGCCAAGGTGCTGCACCATCGCGCGGTGCGCCTCGCGGAGCGCCACCGGGTCGAGATCGTCTGCCGGCACAACACAGAACCCTTCACCAGGGGAACCGTCATCGGGCCGGGTGAAGCCGCTGCCCGAGCGGTCGTCCTCGACCTCGGCTCACGCGTCCTCGCCTATCCGGACCGGGCCGCCGCGGACCGGGCGCACCGGGCGTTCCGCGCCGACGGCGTGGCGGCGCTGCGTCTGGCGGAGGGACCGCACGTCGCCCTGATCGGTGGCTACACGGACCCGGAGGCCACCCGGCTGCGACACGGCCTGCCGCCCGCCCGCGAGGCGGGCGTCCCGGTCACCGAGCTGCACGCCGGCCGGGCCACCGTGCACATCGCCCCCGACGGACCGGACGCCGTACGGCTCGCGCAGCGCCTGCACGACGGCCTGGACACCGCGGCCGGTCAGGCCCTGGCACCGGCGCACGCCTGA
- a CDS encoding aspartate-semialdehyde dehydrogenase has protein sequence MPYTPHDPRAPRIALVGATGAVGETLIRLIEDRAFRYREIHLLASPRSSGRTLHVDGVAHPVSPVDTFDFADADLAFFSAGTDVSRKWAPEAAARGALVIDNTNAFRMDPRTPLVVPQVNADLLARRPASGIVANPNCSTIPLVRLLRPVEDRWGLRKVVVSTYQAASGRGHSGTAELREATRAALADPADAGPQAEFRPTLAFNVVPFIDELLDSGFTMEEQKMLQESRKILDLPHLDVTTTCVRVPVLNSHSEAAWVECDDSVDRAELVARLGALPEVTVHDREVPGAFPTPRTVTEADHVHVGRVRVSPHDPRGFWLWVVADNLRIGAALNALQIAEELVARGTL, from the coding sequence ATGCCGTACACCCCGCACGACCCCCGCGCCCCCCGGATCGCCCTGGTCGGCGCGACCGGAGCCGTCGGCGAGACCCTGATCCGGCTGATCGAGGACCGAGCCTTCCGCTACCGGGAGATCCACCTGCTCGCCTCCCCGCGCTCGTCGGGCCGCACCCTGCACGTGGACGGCGTGGCCCACCCCGTGAGCCCCGTCGACACCTTCGACTTCGCCGATGCCGACCTGGCGTTCTTCTCCGCCGGCACCGACGTGAGCCGCAAGTGGGCTCCCGAGGCCGCGGCCCGGGGCGCACTGGTCATCGACAACACCAACGCCTTCCGCATGGACCCCCGGACCCCGCTCGTCGTCCCGCAGGTCAACGCGGACCTCCTGGCCCGGCGCCCCGCGAGCGGCATCGTCGCCAACCCCAACTGCTCGACCATCCCGCTGGTCAGGCTGCTGCGCCCGGTCGAGGACCGGTGGGGGCTGCGCAAGGTGGTCGTGAGCACCTATCAGGCCGCGTCGGGCCGCGGGCACTCCGGCACGGCAGAGCTGCGCGAGGCCACCCGCGCGGCGCTGGCCGACCCGGCGGACGCGGGACCGCAGGCGGAGTTCCGGCCGACCCTCGCGTTCAACGTCGTGCCCTTCATCGACGAACTCCTGGACTCCGGCTTCACGATGGAGGAGCAGAAGATGCTCCAGGAGTCCCGCAAGATCCTCGACCTCCCCCATCTCGACGTGACGACCACCTGTGTCCGGGTCCCTGTCCTCAACAGCCACTCCGAGGCCGCATGGGTCGAGTGCGACGACTCCGTGGACCGGGCCGAGCTGGTCGCCCGGCTCGGCGCGCTCCCCGAGGTCACCGTGCACGACCGCGAGGTCCCGGGCGCCTTCCCCACCCCGCGCACCGTCACCGAGGCCGACCACGTCCACGTCGGCCGAGTCCGGGTCAGCCCGCACGACCCGCGCGGGTTCTGGCTGTGGGTCGTCGCCGACAACCTGCGGATCGGCGCCGCGCTCAACGCCCTCCAGATCGCCGAGGAACTCGTGGCCCGGGGGACGCTGTGA